From Dermochelys coriacea isolate rDerCor1 chromosome 8, rDerCor1.pri.v4, whole genome shotgun sequence, the proteins below share one genomic window:
- the PALMD gene encoding palmdelphin isoform X1, whose amino-acid sequence MEEAELLKERFQAITDKRKLQEEITEKRLKVEEEKLKYQHLKKKALREKWLLDGLSALTPKEQENMQKHNREDQERTNELEQSILRLEKEIEALEKEEMKISVNEQAILKKLKSVERTAEDILKSVKAPKAGIQEEPVDYIYTNIPDLPKSFRPSALKRAGQAGTEDDEENRRALFAMEIKVEKDMKTGESTVLSTIPLPSDEFKSTGVKVYDDGRKSVYAMWSNDSVTHNGIDELAPVEVEDLLRKATEKNAKSPTEYHEPVYANQFYRPTTPQKDKLVPGPNLEDTVKKETNELGNHQNESFYNKGNRQHNEENGFDRPKVTLPKSPSPGSQQKEGKVHISSKNRIIHNDKRGVLQKDLEPYQKTRESHCEAMFMNSENTNEKSPVTQDADEDVRYSIVQAVPCYVDDTEPVTMIFMGYQHVDDYEETAANKNLSRYDGIIRAELVVIDDDDEDNSKSERPSYHPVGHYSQVYQPPNKQIAEVPQRILEDNLGGNMNKSSHKNSISLEEQEESLSSMYHTHLDGQLSGDGTEDPSLTALRTRMAKLGKKVI is encoded by the exons ATGGAAGAAGCTGAACTGCTGAAGGAAAGATTCCAGGCCATAACA GACAAGAGAAAGCTTCAAGAAGAAATCACAGAGAAGCGTCTTAAAgtagaagaagaaaaattaaaataccagCATTTGAAG AAAAAGGCCCTTCGGGAGAAATGGCTCTTGGATGGTCTGAGTGCTCTCACTCCAAAAGAGCAAGAAAATATGCAAAAGCACAATAGGGAAGACCAAGAACGGACCAACGAACTGGAACAAAGCATCCTCAG ACTTGAGAAAGAAATTGAAGCTCTGGAAAAAGAAGAGATGAAAATCTCAGTTAATGAACAGGCAATTTTAAAGAAGCTTAAATCAGTTGAGAGGACAGCAGAAGATATCTTAAAG TCTGTGAAGGCACCTAAAGCAGGAATTCAAGAAG agcCAGTGGACTACATATATACTAATATACCCGACCTTCCAAAATCCTTCAGACCTTCTGCACTGAAAAGGGCAGGACAGGCAGGAACTGAGGATGATGAGGAAAACAGAAGAG CATTGTTTGCCATGGAAATTAAAGTTGAGAAAGACATGAAGACTGGGGAAAGCACAGTTTTGTCTACCATACCTCTTCCATCTGATGAGTTTAAAAGTACAGGAGTAAAAGTCTATGACGATGGTAGGAAGTCAGTCTATGCAATGTGGTCCAACGACAGCGTAACACACAATGGCATAGATGAGCTTGCACCTGTTGAAGTGGAAGATCTTTTAAGAAAAGCGACTGAAAAAAATGCTAAATCTCCTACAGAGTATCATGAGCCTGTGTATGCAAACCAGTTTTATAGGCCAACAACTCCCCAGAAAGACAAATTAGTTCCTGGACCAAATTTGGAAGACACTGTTAAAAAAGAGACTAATGAACTTGGCAATCATCAAAACGAATCTTTCTATAACAAAGGCAACAGGCAACATAATGAAGAAAATGGTTTTGATCGTCCCAAAGTAACACTGCCAAAGTCTCCCTCTCCGGGGTCTCAGCAAAAAGAGGGAAAGGTACACATTAGTTCAAAAAACAGGATAATACATAATGACAAAAGAGGAGTTCTACAAAAGGATTTGGAACCCTATCAGAAGACAAGAGAGAGTCATTGTGAGGCAATGTTTATGAACTCAGAGAATACCAATGAAAAGTCTCCTGTAACTCAGGATGCTGATGAAGATGTTAGGTACAGCATTGTTCAAGCTGTGCCATGTTATGTGGATGATACAGAACCTGTTACAATGATTTTCATGGGTTATCAGCATGTAGATGATTATGAAGAAACAGCAGCAAACAAAAACTTGTCCAGATATGATGGAATTATCCGTGCGGAACTGGTTGTCATTGATGACGATGATGAAGACAACAGCAAATCTGAGAGACCATCGTATCATCCTGTAGGCCACTACAGTCAAGTTTACCAGCCACCCAATAAGCAAATAGCAGAAGTTCCACAGAGGATCCTGGAGGACAACCTAGGTGGAAACATGAATAAATCATCCCACAAAAATTCCATATCACTggaagaacaagaagaaagtTTGAGCTCTATGTATCATACTCATCTTGACGGCCAGCTATCTGGAGATGGTACAGAGGATCCCTCGTTAACAG
- the PALMD gene encoding palmdelphin isoform X2, with amino-acid sequence MSNWRVAVTCTTKGLEKEIEALEKEEMKISVNEQAILKKLKSVERTAEDILKSVKAPKAGIQEEPVDYIYTNIPDLPKSFRPSALKRAGQAGTEDDEENRRALFAMEIKVEKDMKTGESTVLSTIPLPSDEFKSTGVKVYDDGRKSVYAMWSNDSVTHNGIDELAPVEVEDLLRKATEKNAKSPTEYHEPVYANQFYRPTTPQKDKLVPGPNLEDTVKKETNELGNHQNESFYNKGNRQHNEENGFDRPKVTLPKSPSPGSQQKEGKVHISSKNRIIHNDKRGVLQKDLEPYQKTRESHCEAMFMNSENTNEKSPVTQDADEDVRYSIVQAVPCYVDDTEPVTMIFMGYQHVDDYEETAANKNLSRYDGIIRAELVVIDDDDEDNSKSERPSYHPVGHYSQVYQPPNKQIAEVPQRILEDNLGGNMNKSSHKNSISLEEQEESLSSMYHTHLDGQLSGDGTEDPSLTALRTRMAKLGKKVI; translated from the exons ATGTCAAACTGGAGAGTGGCTGTCACATGTACTACCAAGGG ACTTGAGAAAGAAATTGAAGCTCTGGAAAAAGAAGAGATGAAAATCTCAGTTAATGAACAGGCAATTTTAAAGAAGCTTAAATCAGTTGAGAGGACAGCAGAAGATATCTTAAAG TCTGTGAAGGCACCTAAAGCAGGAATTCAAGAAG agcCAGTGGACTACATATATACTAATATACCCGACCTTCCAAAATCCTTCAGACCTTCTGCACTGAAAAGGGCAGGACAGGCAGGAACTGAGGATGATGAGGAAAACAGAAGAG CATTGTTTGCCATGGAAATTAAAGTTGAGAAAGACATGAAGACTGGGGAAAGCACAGTTTTGTCTACCATACCTCTTCCATCTGATGAGTTTAAAAGTACAGGAGTAAAAGTCTATGACGATGGTAGGAAGTCAGTCTATGCAATGTGGTCCAACGACAGCGTAACACACAATGGCATAGATGAGCTTGCACCTGTTGAAGTGGAAGATCTTTTAAGAAAAGCGACTGAAAAAAATGCTAAATCTCCTACAGAGTATCATGAGCCTGTGTATGCAAACCAGTTTTATAGGCCAACAACTCCCCAGAAAGACAAATTAGTTCCTGGACCAAATTTGGAAGACACTGTTAAAAAAGAGACTAATGAACTTGGCAATCATCAAAACGAATCTTTCTATAACAAAGGCAACAGGCAACATAATGAAGAAAATGGTTTTGATCGTCCCAAAGTAACACTGCCAAAGTCTCCCTCTCCGGGGTCTCAGCAAAAAGAGGGAAAGGTACACATTAGTTCAAAAAACAGGATAATACATAATGACAAAAGAGGAGTTCTACAAAAGGATTTGGAACCCTATCAGAAGACAAGAGAGAGTCATTGTGAGGCAATGTTTATGAACTCAGAGAATACCAATGAAAAGTCTCCTGTAACTCAGGATGCTGATGAAGATGTTAGGTACAGCATTGTTCAAGCTGTGCCATGTTATGTGGATGATACAGAACCTGTTACAATGATTTTCATGGGTTATCAGCATGTAGATGATTATGAAGAAACAGCAGCAAACAAAAACTTGTCCAGATATGATGGAATTATCCGTGCGGAACTGGTTGTCATTGATGACGATGATGAAGACAACAGCAAATCTGAGAGACCATCGTATCATCCTGTAGGCCACTACAGTCAAGTTTACCAGCCACCCAATAAGCAAATAGCAGAAGTTCCACAGAGGATCCTGGAGGACAACCTAGGTGGAAACATGAATAAATCATCCCACAAAAATTCCATATCACTggaagaacaagaagaaagtTTGAGCTCTATGTATCATACTCATCTTGACGGCCAGCTATCTGGAGATGGTACAGAGGATCCCTCGTTAACAG